A window of the Amycolatopsis solani genome harbors these coding sequences:
- a CDS encoding type II secretion system F family protein translates to MTAAALVLVAAALLSWPDDTAARRFGRPRPEPAKKWPRAVGPIAAAVGGVSTAALIGGMAGMTLGAIVTATGWWAIRRTRRPRAPTTDIATRLRLAGTLDLLAACLRAGQPVPSALDAVAEAAPTEASEALRSTAGLLALGSRPEEAWEPVRTTPGLAELAGAATRTSRSGAAFATAAADLAGRFRDELATEAEERAERAGVALALPVGVCFLPAFFCLGVLPVVLGLAEHLGPLF, encoded by the coding sequence ATGACCGCGGCGGCACTCGTCCTCGTCGCCGCGGCGCTGCTCAGCTGGCCGGACGACACGGCAGCGCGACGCTTCGGCCGACCTCGCCCCGAGCCCGCCAAGAAGTGGCCCCGCGCGGTAGGACCCATCGCGGCGGCGGTGGGCGGCGTATCGACGGCGGCGTTGATCGGCGGGATGGCCGGGATGACGCTGGGCGCGATCGTGACCGCCACCGGCTGGTGGGCCATCCGCCGCACCCGCCGTCCCCGCGCGCCGACGACGGACATCGCGACCAGGCTCAGGCTCGCGGGAACGCTCGACCTCCTGGCGGCCTGCCTGCGAGCAGGACAACCGGTTCCTTCCGCGCTCGACGCCGTCGCCGAGGCAGCGCCGACCGAAGCGAGCGAGGCACTCCGCTCGACCGCCGGCCTCCTGGCCCTCGGCTCCCGCCCGGAAGAGGCGTGGGAACCGGTGCGAACCACCCCCGGCCTGGCCGAACTGGCGGGCGCGGCCACCCGGACGTCCCGCTCCGGCGCGGCCTTCGCCACGGCGGCCGCCGACCTCGCCGGCCGCTTCCGCGACGAGCTGGCCACCGAAGCGGAGGAGCGCGCCGAACGGGCCGGGGTGGCGCTCGCCCTCCCGGTCGGCGTGTGCTTCCTGCCGGCGTTCTTCTGCCTGGGCGTGCTGCCGGTCGTCCTCGGCCTGGCCGAGCACCTCGGCCCGCTCTTCTGA
- a CDS encoding DUF4244 domain-containing protein — MRLFTRRRPRSDEGSTTVEYAIVTVAVAAFAAVLYSLLTGDKAVSWLTDLIMKALTVPS; from the coding sequence ATGCGCCTGTTCACCCGTCGCCGCCCCCGCTCGGACGAGGGCTCGACGACAGTCGAGTACGCGATCGTCACCGTGGCCGTCGCGGCGTTCGCCGCCGTCCTCTACTCACTGCTCACCGGAGACAAAGCGGTCTCGTGGCTGACGGACTTGATCATGAAGGCCTTGACGGTGCCGTCATGA
- a CDS encoding TadE family type IV pilus minor pilin, protein MTRRDEGAVTVEAALGLAGLTVTTVLLVAALTALTGQLRCTDAAREAARLLSRGQPEQAAAAVHRIAPAGANLTIEHAGDAITVKVTAQPPGGLLPSVHLNATAYAVAEPGTGTEDG, encoded by the coding sequence ATGACCCGCCGCGACGAAGGCGCGGTGACGGTCGAAGCCGCCCTCGGCTTGGCCGGCCTGACGGTGACAACAGTGCTTCTGGTAGCCGCCCTAACGGCCTTGACTGGCCAACTGCGCTGCACGGACGCAGCCCGCGAAGCAGCGAGACTCCTCTCAAGAGGCCAGCCCGAACAAGCGGCAGCGGCCGTCCACCGGATCGCCCCGGCGGGCGCGAACCTCACGATCGAGCACGCAGGCGACGCGATAACGGTGAAGGTGACAGCCCAACCACCCGGCGGCCTGCTCCCGTCAGTCCACCTGAACGCGACGGCCTACGCGGTGGCCGAGCCGGGCACAGGAACCGAAGATGGCTGA
- a CDS encoding Rv3654c family TadE-like protein: protein MADPRPPADRGAATIWTALTVAALTSVATLGIWLGAATIARHRAETAADLGALAAASHAAEGPVQACERARWVTDRMGVKLLTCRWQRLDALIEVESPAGGFAGLPGPSARARAGPTAQPP, encoded by the coding sequence ATGGCTGACCCCCGGCCACCCGCGGACCGCGGAGCGGCCACCATCTGGACAGCACTGACGGTGGCGGCCCTGACGAGCGTGGCCACCCTGGGCATCTGGCTCGGAGCGGCCACGATCGCCCGCCACCGAGCCGAGACAGCGGCCGACCTGGGAGCGCTGGCAGCGGCCTCCCACGCTGCGGAAGGGCCGGTACAAGCCTGCGAACGCGCCAGGTGGGTAACCGACCGGATGGGAGTAAAGCTCCTGACGTGCCGCTGGCAACGCCTGGACGCCCTGATCGAGGTCGAGTCACCAGCAGGCGGTTTCGCCGGCCTGCCCGGCCCATCAGCCCGAGCCCGCGCCGGCCCCACCGCCCAGCCCCCATGA
- a CDS encoding bifunctional DNA primase/polymerase has product MLDANWPDSWRGAFRIELRAEAIGLAWRGWPVLPGVNPAPLTEADDLTWRRPVPASDAWREQIGAHAHEVATWFSDRTHSLLVATGTVLDAIEVDDELGKRACRLLRALGHPAPIIALPNGRWLFLTTVADRLPAELASRAAIKWHGKDSYIPLPPSPFQHGVVHWRVKPEVCGWQLPDAAEVHDVLVRALAGAEAPQLVQTTAA; this is encoded by the coding sequence ATGTTGGACGCGAATTGGCCGGACAGCTGGCGAGGTGCCTTCCGCATCGAACTGCGGGCGGAGGCGATCGGACTCGCTTGGCGTGGCTGGCCGGTGCTCCCGGGCGTCAACCCCGCTCCGCTCACCGAGGCCGACGACCTCACCTGGCGCCGTCCGGTGCCGGCGAGTGACGCCTGGCGCGAGCAGATCGGGGCCCACGCCCACGAGGTCGCCACCTGGTTCTCCGACCGCACCCACAGCCTGCTCGTCGCGACCGGCACCGTGCTCGACGCCATCGAGGTCGACGACGAACTCGGCAAGCGCGCCTGCCGCCTGCTCCGCGCCCTCGGTCACCCCGCGCCGATCATCGCGCTGCCGAACGGCCGCTGGCTCTTCCTGACCACCGTCGCCGACCGCTTGCCGGCCGAGCTGGCGTCCCGCGCCGCCATCAAGTGGCACGGCAAGGACAGCTACATCCCGCTGCCGCCGTCTCCGTTCCAGCACGGTGTCGTGCACTGGCGCGTCAAGCCCGAGGTGTGCGGCTGGCAGCTGCCGGACGCCGCCGAGGTGCACGACGTGCTCGTGCGTGCGCTGGCCGGTGCCGAAGCTCCGCAGCTGGTTCAGACCACCGCGGCCTGA
- a CDS encoding DEAD/DEAH box helicase, whose translation MTAGIPSRENPVTHVADLPGRAAGYAEWPPWADPAVVAALSNCGVSAPWAHQAEAASHAYEGRHVVISTGTASGKSLAYQLPVLSRLAAGEKANALYLSPTKALGADQLRSVSSLDVPGVRAASFDGDTPMAERDWVRAHANWVFTNPDMLHRGILSAHGRWASFFRRLSCVVVDECHSYRGVFGSHVALLLRRLRRVAEHYGASPVFVLASATTASPASFASRLTGVPCVAVTDDASPRGARTVVLWEPPLLEELTGENGAPVRRSAGAETSRILADLVVEGARSLAFIRSRRGAELAALGARRILSEVDPALAETVAAYRSGYLPEERRALEAALLSGRLLGVATTNALELGVDIAGLDAVVLAGYPGTLASFWQQAGRAGRSGDSALVVFVARDDPLDTYLVHHPAALLERPVETAVLDPANPYVLAPQLACAVAELPLTLAELEVFGGEAAREVLTELAEQKLLRRRSSGWYWTSRDRPHAEVGIRGTGGEQIAVVESDSGRMLGTVDPGSACFAVHPGAVYLHQGSSYVVDELDLETGLALVHAENPDWTTTPREIVDISVLSTQEKQDFGGVSVCLGEVAVTSQVVGYLRRRPSGEVLDHTPLDLPEQSLRTRAVWYTVSAELLGGSAVDGEAGTGGHRVGTESAGPVGTGEETLASGRGPAHEGGRTPGGAGLVPALVPGALHAAEHAAIGLLPLFATCDRWDIGGVSTAWHEDTGEATVFVHDGHPGGAGFAERGYAAIVPWLAATREAIVSCECPTGCPSCVQSPKCGNGNDPLDKAGAVAVLETVLGALRQHGS comes from the coding sequence GTGACCGCCGGCATCCCTTCGCGCGAGAACCCGGTCACGCACGTAGCGGACCTCCCGGGTCGCGCGGCGGGTTACGCAGAGTGGCCGCCGTGGGCCGATCCGGCGGTCGTCGCTGCGCTGAGTAACTGCGGCGTTTCGGCTCCTTGGGCGCATCAGGCCGAGGCGGCTTCGCACGCGTACGAGGGTCGTCACGTCGTGATTTCGACCGGCACGGCGTCGGGCAAGTCGCTGGCGTACCAGCTGCCGGTACTGTCGCGGCTGGCCGCGGGCGAGAAGGCGAACGCGCTGTACCTGTCGCCGACCAAGGCGCTGGGCGCGGACCAGCTGCGGTCGGTGTCCTCTTTGGACGTCCCGGGCGTGCGCGCGGCGTCGTTCGACGGCGACACCCCGATGGCGGAGCGCGACTGGGTGCGTGCGCACGCGAACTGGGTGTTCACGAATCCGGACATGCTGCACCGCGGGATCCTCTCGGCGCACGGGCGGTGGGCGTCGTTCTTCCGGCGGCTCAGCTGCGTGGTGGTCGACGAGTGCCACAGCTACCGCGGGGTGTTCGGCTCGCACGTCGCCTTGCTGCTGCGCCGGCTGCGGCGGGTGGCCGAGCACTACGGCGCTTCGCCGGTGTTCGTGCTCGCGTCGGCGACAACGGCTTCGCCTGCTTCGTTCGCTTCGCGGCTGACGGGGGTGCCTTGCGTCGCCGTGACGGACGACGCCTCTCCGCGGGGAGCCCGCACGGTCGTGTTGTGGGAACCGCCGCTGCTGGAGGAATTGACCGGGGAGAACGGCGCGCCGGTCCGGCGTTCGGCCGGCGCCGAGACGTCGCGGATCCTCGCCGATCTCGTCGTCGAAGGGGCGCGGTCGCTGGCGTTCATCCGGTCGCGGCGCGGTGCGGAGCTGGCCGCGCTGGGTGCGCGTCGCATACTGTCCGAAGTGGACCCGGCGTTGGCGGAAACCGTTGCGGCGTACCGGTCCGGCTATCTTCCCGAGGAGCGTCGCGCCCTCGAAGCGGCGTTGCTGTCGGGGCGGTTGCTGGGTGTCGCGACGACGAACGCGTTGGAGCTGGGCGTCGACATCGCCGGGCTGGACGCGGTCGTGCTGGCCGGCTACCCGGGCACGCTCGCGTCGTTCTGGCAGCAGGCCGGGCGCGCGGGCCGGTCCGGCGATTCCGCGCTGGTCGTGTTCGTCGCGCGGGACGACCCGCTCGACACCTACCTGGTGCACCACCCGGCGGCGCTGCTCGAGCGGCCGGTGGAGACGGCGGTGCTGGATCCGGCGAACCCGTACGTGCTGGCGCCGCAGCTCGCGTGCGCCGTGGCCGAGTTGCCGCTGACGCTGGCCGAGCTGGAGGTGTTCGGCGGCGAGGCGGCGCGCGAAGTGCTGACCGAACTGGCGGAGCAGAAGCTGCTGCGGCGCCGGTCGAGCGGCTGGTACTGGACGTCGCGGGACCGGCCGCACGCCGAGGTCGGGATCCGCGGCACGGGCGGCGAGCAGATCGCCGTCGTCGAATCGGACTCCGGCCGGATGCTGGGTACGGTCGACCCGGGCTCGGCGTGCTTCGCCGTCCACCCCGGCGCGGTGTACCTGCACCAGGGTTCGTCATACGTCGTCGACGAGCTCGACCTGGAGACCGGGCTGGCGCTGGTGCACGCGGAGAATCCGGACTGGACGACGACACCGCGCGAGATCGTGGACATCTCGGTGCTGAGCACCCAGGAGAAGCAGGACTTCGGCGGGGTGAGCGTCTGCCTCGGCGAGGTGGCCGTGACGTCGCAGGTCGTCGGGTACCTGCGACGCCGGCCGTCCGGGGAGGTGCTGGACCACACGCCGCTCGACCTGCCGGAGCAGAGCCTGCGCACGCGGGCGGTCTGGTACACCGTTTCCGCCGAGTTGCTCGGCGGTTCTGCTGTCGATGGCGAGGCGGGGACCGGGGGCCATCGGGTGGGGACCGAATCTGCGGGGCCGGTGGGGACCGGGGAGGAAACCCTGGCGAGCGGTCGGGGGCCCGCTCACGAGGGTGGCAGGACACCGGGGGGTGCCGGATTGGTTCCGGCACTGGTCCCCGGTGCCCTGCATGCCGCCGAGCACGCGGCGATCGGCCTGCTACCGCTGTTCGCTACGTGCGACCGCTGGGACATCGGCGGGGTGAGTACCGCGTGGCACGAAGACACCGGGGAGGCGACGGTGTTCGTGCATGACGGCCATCCCGGGGGTGCGGGATTTGCCGAACGCGGTTATGCCGCGATTGTCCCGTGGCTGGCCGCAACGCGGGAGGCGATCGTCTCCTGCGAGTGCCCGACGGGATGCCCGTCCTGCGTCCAGTCGCCGAAGTGCGGGAACGGCAACGATCCGCTGGACAAGGCGGGTGCGGTGGCCGTTCTGGAAACCGTGCTCGGGGCGTTGCGTCAACACGGGAGCTAG